From Bacteroidales bacterium, one genomic window encodes:
- a CDS encoding prephenate dehydratase, translating to MKRVAIQGIGGCNHYIAAQNYFSGEEIETVDCDTFKELAVKVEKDPALLGIMAIENTIAGSLLPNYQLIRSYDLKIVGEYKLRISHALVALPGIGIHQIKEINSHPMAFMQCEDFLETLPNVKMVEKEDTAGSAKWIKENNLTDHAAICPSVAANLYGMEILADGIETNKRNFTRFLILENKSVAKKVADANKSSLVFTLPHETGSLSKVLTILSFYGMNLSMIQSLPIVGREWEYQFYINLLFDDYQRYKQAIDAIVPLTKEFKILGEYEEGKQNV from the coding sequence ATGAAAAGAGTGGCAATACAGGGGATAGGAGGTTGCAATCATTACATTGCAGCGCAAAATTATTTTAGCGGCGAGGAGATAGAAACTGTTGATTGTGACACATTTAAGGAGCTGGCCGTTAAAGTGGAGAAAGACCCTGCGCTGCTGGGAATTATGGCAATTGAGAATACAATAGCCGGGAGCCTTCTTCCAAATTATCAGCTGATAAGAAGCTATGATTTGAAAATTGTTGGAGAATATAAACTGAGAATTTCTCACGCTCTTGTAGCTCTGCCTGGAATTGGGATTCACCAGATAAAAGAGATTAATTCTCATCCTATGGCTTTTATGCAATGTGAAGATTTTCTGGAGACTTTGCCCAATGTCAAAATGGTTGAGAAAGAGGATACTGCAGGAAGCGCTAAGTGGATAAAAGAGAATAACTTAACAGACCACGCCGCAATCTGTCCCTCCGTTGCTGCAAATCTTTACGGGATGGAAATTCTTGCGGACGGCATTGAGACAAACAAGAGAAATTTTACAAGGTTTTTGATTTTGGAAAATAAGAGCGTTGCAAAAAAAGTTGCAGATGCAAATAAAAGTTCTCTGGTTTTCACTTTGCCCCATGAGACGGGGAGCTTGTCCAAAGTTTTGACAATTCTCTCTTTTTACGGAATGAATTTAAGCATGATTCAAAGTCTGCCGATTGTTGGACGGGAGTGGGAATATCAATTTTATATTAATTTGTTATTTGATGATTATCAGAGGTATAAACAGGCAATTGATGCAATTGTGCCGCTGACAAAAGAGTTTAAAATTTTGGGAGAATATGAAGAAGGCAAGCAAAATGTTTAA
- a CDS encoding aminotransferase class I/II-fold pyridoxal phosphate-dependent enzyme — protein sequence MKNKKEILKFSPAHRIENVKEYYFSVKLKEIAAMKAAGEDVINLGIGSPDLPPSDATVKALNDCALRTDSHGYQSYIGLPELRAGFADFYKRKYGVNLDPACEILPLMGSKEGVMHISMAFVNPGDGVLIPNPGYPTYASVSKLVGAKIINYSLREKNNWFPDFEELEKQNAAGKIHLDKVKLMWCNYPNMPTGANANMALFKRLVAFGKKHGIIICHDNPYSFILNEHPISILAVPGAKDVCIELNSMSKTFNMPGWRIGMAASNKQFIQWILRVKSNMDSGMFKGLQLAAVEALKVPDSWYKKINKVYGERRDLAAKILESIGCEVRKDQSGLFLWGRVKNARPTTGRAAKKEQNTVVISAGQKICDDLLHEKKIFLAPGFIFGSEGDNYIRISLCANKQMLVKALNKITSKSDEKIKS from the coding sequence ATGAAGAACAAAAAAGAAATATTGAAATTTTCTCCAGCTCACAGGATTGAGAATGTGAAGGAATATTATTTTTCCGTTAAACTTAAGGAGATTGCTGCAATGAAAGCGGCTGGTGAGGATGTAATCAATTTGGGCATTGGAAGTCCGGATTTGCCTCCCTCTGATGCAACTGTTAAAGCTCTGAATGATTGCGCATTGCGTACAGACTCACATGGTTATCAATCTTACATTGGACTGCCTGAATTGCGTGCCGGCTTTGCAGATTTTTATAAAAGAAAATACGGTGTGAATCTTGACCCTGCGTGTGAGATTCTTCCGCTGATGGGGAGCAAGGAGGGCGTGATGCATATCTCAATGGCGTTTGTAAATCCCGGAGACGGAGTGCTGATACCAAATCCCGGATATCCGACGTATGCCTCTGTTTCTAAGCTGGTTGGCGCTAAGATTATTAATTACTCATTGAGAGAAAAAAACAATTGGTTCCCGGATTTTGAGGAGCTGGAGAAGCAAAATGCCGCAGGTAAAATTCATTTGGATAAAGTAAAACTGATGTGGTGCAATTATCCGAATATGCCAACAGGTGCGAACGCTAATATGGCTCTGTTTAAGAGACTTGTGGCATTTGGTAAAAAGCACGGCATAATAATTTGTCATGATAATCCTTACAGTTTTATTCTTAATGAACATCCTATAAGTATCCTTGCCGTTCCAGGAGCAAAAGATGTTTGCATAGAGCTTAATTCTATGAGCAAAACTTTTAACATGCCCGGCTGGAGAATAGGAATGGCTGCAAGCAACAAGCAATTTATCCAATGGATTTTGCGTGTTAAAAGCAACATGGACAGCGGTATGTTTAAGGGCTTGCAGCTGGCTGCGGTTGAAGCACTTAAAGTTCCCGACAGCTGGTATAAAAAAATCAATAAAGTGTATGGAGAGCGGAGAGATTTGGCTGCTAAAATTTTAGAGTCAATAGGGTGTGAGGTTCGCAAAGACCAGAGCGGTTTGTTCCTTTGGGGGAGGGTGAAAAATGCAAGACCTACCACCGGCCGCGCTGCAAAGAAAGAGCAAAATACAGTTGTAATTTCAGCCGGACAAAAAATATGTGATGATTTATTGCATGAGAAAAAAATATTCCTTGCCCCAGGTTTTATCTTTGGAAGTGAGGGAGATAACTATATTAGAATATCTTTGTGTGCTAATAAGCAGATGCTTGTAAAGGCTCTGAATAAAATTACGAGTAAAAGCGATGAAAAAATTAAATCTTAA
- the aroC gene encoding chorismate synthase, which translates to MNSYGRKFRLSIFGESHGTMVGVTMDGVPAGMQLRESDFSVDLKRRKSGGIGTTLRREDDTPLIISGIYHGMTTGAPLTVVFRNQNTNSSDYEKIKEWPRPGHADFVAMKKFCGFNDVRGGGHFSGRLTLCLVAAGVVAKKMLTTGNCNCLKEIYNAKPAKTVKKNAISISAKLTAIGGETDDKKWEPLIKEAIKEGDSLGGLIECTCSNVPAGLGEPFFDSLESQISHLIFSIPATRGIEFGDGFKAAEMKGSQHNDCIIDKNGKTKTNGAGGINGGISNGNPIVFRVAIKPTSSISKNQKSFDFVTGKVEEYSIRGRHDCCIALRCPVIIEAAAAIALVNA; encoded by the coding sequence ATGAATTCATACGGGAGAAAATTCAGGCTCTCCATTTTTGGAGAATCACACGGCACAATGGTTGGTGTCACAATGGATGGGGTTCCTGCAGGAATGCAGTTGAGAGAGAGTGACTTTAGCGTAGATTTAAAGCGCCGCAAGAGCGGAGGAATTGGCACTACATTGCGCAGAGAGGATGACACACCTCTCATCATATCAGGCATTTACCACGGCATGACAACCGGAGCTCCGCTAACCGTGGTATTCAGAAATCAAAATACAAACTCGTCAGACTATGAGAAAATAAAAGAGTGGCCGCGTCCGGGGCATGCAGATTTTGTTGCAATGAAAAAGTTCTGCGGCTTTAATGACGTACGCGGCGGAGGGCACTTTTCCGGACGTCTTACGCTTTGTCTTGTAGCTGCCGGAGTTGTTGCCAAGAAGATGCTCACGACAGGTAATTGCAATTGTCTCAAAGAGATATATAATGCAAAACCTGCAAAGACCGTAAAGAAAAATGCAATTTCAATCTCTGCAAAACTTACCGCAATTGGAGGAGAGACAGATGATAAAAAGTGGGAACCGCTTATTAAAGAGGCTATTAAAGAGGGTGATTCTTTGGGCGGGTTAATTGAGTGCACCTGCAGTAATGTTCCCGCAGGACTTGGGGAACCATTTTTTGATTCTTTGGAATCACAGATTTCTCATCTTATATTTTCTATCCCTGCAACGCGCGGAATTGAATTTGGAGACGGATTTAAAGCGGCGGAAATGAAAGGTTCTCAGCACAATGACTGCATCATAGATAAGAACGGCAAGACAAAAACAAACGGCGCGGGAGGAATCAACGGCGGAATCTCCAACGGCAACCCAATTGTCTTCAGAGTTGCAATAAAGCCAACATCAAGCATTTCCAAAAATCAGAAAAGCTTTGATTTTGTAACGGGCAAAGTAGAAGAGTATTCCATTCGCGGCCGTCATGATTGCTGCATTGCGTTGCGCTGCCCTGTTATCATTGAGGCCGCCGCAGCCATTGCACTTGTAAACGCCTAA
- a CDS encoding beta-lactamase family protein: MKKILFLVISLFLVTFSFAQPQRLDMSTPAQMGMDPVRLSRVDQAINQAINDTIIPGAVIAVVRKNKIVYLKAYGYKSIYPKKEKMTTDVVFDLASCSKPVGTATSIMQLVEAGQLRLTDKVSMYVPGFQPYTDSTTGEKTDVRIIDLLTHSSGLPDYVNPSVIYAKYGNYNPESLIDWIAHCKKDFKPATKFRYSCLNFITLQNVLQNITKQSLCDYAQRNVFDKLGMEHTTYSPAAQKKDEIMRLVAPTEKQPDGSVLLGVVHDPLARLIGKGNSGNAGVFSSAEDLALFAAAMMNGGEYGGRRILGDMTVKIMTTVPSGVKNLGRSLGWDNWSDYSSNLGNLFTPEVTYGHTGYTGTSIVIDPESKTAVILLANRVHPYDTGSVVRTRALVANIVAGSIVKEVK, translated from the coding sequence ATGAAGAAGATTTTATTTTTGGTGATTTCCCTTTTCCTGGTTACGTTTTCTTTTGCGCAACCACAACGCCTAGATATGTCTACCCCTGCTCAAATGGGAATGGATCCTGTCCGTCTGTCAAGAGTGGATCAGGCTATCAATCAGGCAATTAATGACACCATCATACCGGGCGCAGTAATAGCTGTCGTGAGGAAAAATAAAATAGTTTACCTTAAAGCTTACGGATATAAATCCATCTACCCCAAAAAGGAGAAAATGACAACTGATGTTGTTTTTGATTTGGCTTCCTGCAGCAAGCCTGTTGGGACAGCGACATCAATTATGCAGCTGGTTGAAGCGGGGCAGCTTAGGCTTACGGATAAAGTCAGTATGTATGTTCCGGGATTTCAGCCTTATACGGATAGTACGACGGGAGAAAAGACTGATGTTAGAATTATAGATTTGCTTACTCATTCCAGCGGTCTGCCGGATTATGTGAATCCAAGCGTTATATATGCAAAGTATGGAAATTACAATCCGGAGAGTTTGATAGACTGGATTGCTCATTGCAAAAAAGATTTTAAGCCCGCTACCAAATTTAGATATAGTTGTCTGAATTTCATCACTTTACAAAATGTGCTGCAAAATATTACAAAGCAAAGCCTTTGTGATTATGCGCAGCGCAATGTATTTGACAAATTGGGAATGGAGCATACAACTTACTCACCTGCAGCTCAAAAGAAGGATGAGATTATGAGATTGGTTGCCCCTACGGAGAAGCAGCCGGATGGAAGCGTTTTGCTTGGAGTTGTACATGACCCTCTTGCGAGATTAATCGGGAAGGGCAATTCCGGAAATGCCGGAGTGTTCTCATCTGCAGAGGATTTAGCGCTTTTTGCAGCGGCAATGATGAATGGCGGCGAGTACGGTGGCAGAAGAATATTAGGTGACATGACTGTTAAAATAATGACAACTGTGCCGAGCGGAGTAAAGAATTTGGGACGTTCTCTTGGCTGGGATAACTGGTCTGATTACTCTTCCAATCTTGGCAACTTGTTTACACCGGAAGTTACCTACGGACATACAGGATATACGGGAACTTCAATTGTGATTGACCCTGAGTCCAAGACGGCTGTTATACTGCTTGCAAACAGGGTGCATCCTTATGACACCGGTTCCGTTGTCCGCACTAGAGCGCTGGTAGCCAACATAGTAGCCGGCTCAATTGTGAAAGAGGTTAAATAG
- a CDS encoding type I 3-dehydroquinate dehydratase translates to MRSNTAKERDIICACIGEQDSLKCANAINKCKFAELRGDLCGLKTAEVKKIILSHPHLIFTYRITPQTKTIAREQMLAAIQSGAEYIDIQENAPADVFKEIKEEIEKNDTCKLIVSYHNFESTPQLAELKAIAERCKNLGANLVKIVPTAANISEASRVLQLYKLFPDNLIAFAMGNAGKFTRVASLYLGAPFAYCSYTTQTADGQYTVAEMKKITASGNYEFQVPSFASSKLFSPFTKASAGENRKAINKSVTIPCSKSIAQRAIIAASIAKGESILENFEPCNDITSAINFARKAGCLVTSKRRENNTGEKYLIIKSPGIEQWKKFQLINTGESGLLTRLLMPVLSYVSSIRSHTEIASKITITGEGSLLKRDLGSAVISLRESGAWCTAAKENKYLPFVVGAEISKHRFAISGKESSQTISGFLMTLPLLNHDSVMEVDNPASVPYIMLTISILKQFGIKIKCTAEKDKLVFYIKGGQEYGAVHFLMDSDWSSASNFAVAGAIASSMVNCKSADEKSEKSSDGTFTIRSMNTKTNQADEAILDVLLQCGVKIKFSKASNTELIKKQDVRYDMRRSVPSNLKDVTISARRLNAFDFDATNCPDLFPILAALAIHCNGTSKIKGVGRLLKKESNRAEAIIGEFTKIGADICVDGDVMIINGLQYGSTSGSKSSGRACGTNDYALCSSRNDHRIAMALIIEGMLQQYYREQNNIPFSIKIDEVKCIDKSFPSFLERLQLKK, encoded by the coding sequence ATGAGAAGTAATACTGCAAAAGAGAGAGATATTATTTGTGCATGCATTGGAGAGCAAGATTCTCTAAAGTGTGCAAATGCAATTAACAAATGCAAATTTGCAGAACTTAGAGGTGATTTGTGCGGACTTAAAACGGCCGAGGTAAAAAAAATAATTTTATCCCATCCCCATTTGATTTTTACATACAGAATCACTCCGCAAACAAAAACAATTGCAAGAGAACAGATGCTGGCTGCAATACAAAGCGGTGCAGAATATATTGATATTCAAGAAAATGCTCCAGCCGATGTTTTCAAGGAGATAAAAGAGGAAATAGAGAAGAACGACACATGCAAGCTAATAGTTTCATACCACAACTTTGAGTCAACACCACAGCTTGCAGAATTAAAAGCAATAGCTGAAAGATGCAAAAACTTAGGAGCCAATCTTGTCAAGATTGTACCAACCGCTGCAAATATTTCTGAAGCATCAAGGGTCTTGCAACTGTATAAATTATTCCCGGACAACCTAATTGCATTTGCAATGGGAAATGCCGGGAAATTCACAAGAGTTGCCTCCCTTTATCTGGGAGCTCCATTTGCATATTGCTCATACACAACACAAACCGCAGACGGGCAATACACCGTCGCCGAGATGAAAAAAATTACGGCATCAGGCAATTATGAATTCCAGGTTCCGTCTTTTGCAAGCAGCAAATTGTTTTCTCCATTCACTAAGGCATCTGCAGGAGAAAACCGCAAAGCAATTAACAAATCTGTGACAATACCATGCTCTAAAAGCATTGCTCAAAGAGCTATTATCGCAGCCTCTATTGCAAAGGGAGAGAGCATATTAGAGAACTTTGAGCCTTGCAATGACATTACCTCAGCCATAAATTTTGCACGCAAAGCGGGTTGTCTTGTAACCAGCAAAAGAAGAGAAAATAATACGGGTGAAAAGTACTTGATTATAAAGAGTCCGGGCATAGAGCAATGGAAAAAATTCCAGCTGATAAACACCGGAGAATCCGGTCTTCTGACAAGATTGCTTATGCCTGTATTATCCTATGTATCAAGCATTAGGAGCCATACGGAAATTGCATCCAAAATAACAATCACGGGAGAAGGCAGCTTGTTAAAGAGAGATTTGGGTTCTGCTGTTATCTCGCTTAGAGAATCAGGTGCATGGTGCACTGCGGCAAAGGAGAATAAATATTTGCCGTTTGTAGTTGGAGCGGAAATTAGCAAGCATCGTTTTGCAATTTCAGGCAAAGAAAGTTCTCAAACTATTTCCGGCTTTTTAATGACTCTTCCTTTGCTTAATCACGATAGTGTAATGGAAGTTGACAACCCTGCCAGTGTTCCATACATTATGCTGACAATAAGCATTTTAAAGCAATTCGGAATAAAAATAAAATGCACAGCTGAAAAAGATAAGCTGGTATTTTACATTAAGGGAGGACAAGAATACGGAGCAGTTCATTTCCTGATGGATTCTGATTGGAGCTCTGCATCAAATTTTGCCGTTGCCGGAGCAATTGCAAGTTCCATGGTAAACTGCAAATCTGCTGATGAAAAAAGTGAAAAAAGTTCCGACGGAACTTTTACAATCAGGAGCATGAACACAAAAACCAATCAGGCTGATGAGGCAATTCTGGATGTTCTGCTGCAGTGCGGAGTAAAAATAAAATTCTCAAAAGCCTCTAATACAGAGCTGATTAAAAAACAGGATGTGAGATATGATATGAGGCGTTCCGTCCCTTCCAATTTGAAGGACGTCACAATTTCCGCCCGCCGCCTTAATGCATTTGATTTTGATGCCACTAATTGCCCCGATTTGTTCCCAATACTTGCAGCGCTTGCTATCCATTGCAATGGGACCAGCAAAATCAAAGGAGTTGGCAGATTGTTAAAGAAAGAGAGCAATAGAGCGGAAGCAATAATAGGAGAGTTTACAAAAATTGGAGCTGACATTTGCGTAGATGGTGATGTTATGATAATCAATGGTTTGCAATATGGTTCCACATCCGGTTCAAAGTCATCAGGAAGGGCCTGCGGCACAAATGATTACGCACTTTGCTCCTCCCGCAATGACCACAGAATTGCAATGGCCTTGATAATTGAAGGAATGTTGCAACAATACTATCGGGAGCAAAATAATATTCCTTTCTCCATAAAAATTGATGAGGTAAAGTGCATTGATAAATCGTTCCCCTCTTTTTTGGAAAGACTGCAATTAAAAAAATAA
- a CDS encoding LruC domain-containing protein, giving the protein MENEVGGEVVCTSMDLANATTQFNNYGNFVCSGNLGSSSGTINNSGYLACDSFTDVDKTTVNCTSGSLFSVKKFLVNDTKINMDPQSIIVIDEFKSSTWNCSFINSSKTDYGLVVLGMQVGTNGTLTADASSKIDGTTMSNTYFDGAIEVYYPNAANATESESWTHNLCNKDLGGGKEGPAYFGHDATGPIRINNIPDSGENLGTGVISGTTPTDTDGDGVPDTEDAFPTDPKLAYVTYFPSETGYCSYIFEDKWPEAGDYDLNDIVLYCNIGYYKNASNNVVYEKVKWKAMAAGCSYWVAAGVQLDGITPSQITSVTNDNSNLKALPIGHSMSNGCESGQTYAVFPFFNNPNEVLDRETFVNVKKSDAYVVPQEHVNVITFASPVAETLLGMDKFNAFIVVSRDYKNTDRGREVHLMNFGPTNLMDATLLTYDANASGEIRSASNPFKTKTGLVWALMVPKEFRWCVESNSISTVYAKYVEWYTKNTEASKLWYDTSVSGNVNDESLLYQ; this is encoded by the coding sequence TTGGAGAATGAGGTTGGAGGTGAGGTCGTTTGCACTTCAATGGATTTAGCCAACGCCACAACGCAGTTTAATAACTACGGCAATTTTGTATGTTCCGGAAATCTAGGCTCAAGCAGCGGTACAATAAACAACAGCGGATATCTTGCTTGTGATTCTTTCACGGATGTAGATAAAACTACAGTTAATTGTACGAGCGGTTCTTTATTCAGTGTCAAGAAGTTTTTGGTAAATGACACTAAAATCAACATGGATCCGCAAAGCATTATAGTTATTGATGAGTTCAAGAGTTCAACTTGGAACTGTTCATTTATTAACTCATCTAAAACGGATTACGGTTTGGTAGTGCTTGGAATGCAAGTAGGTACAAACGGAACTTTGACTGCAGATGCATCATCTAAAATTGACGGCACAACAATGTCAAATACATATTTTGACGGAGCAATAGAAGTTTATTATCCTAATGCCGCAAATGCTACTGAATCAGAAAGTTGGACGCATAATTTGTGCAACAAGGATTTAGGCGGCGGCAAAGAAGGTCCTGCATATTTTGGACATGATGCAACTGGTCCTATAAGAATTAATAATATTCCCGATAGTGGTGAAAATCTTGGAACAGGCGTTATAAGCGGTACAACTCCAACTGATACAGACGGAGATGGTGTTCCGGATACAGAGGATGCATTTCCTACAGATCCAAAATTAGCTTATGTAACCTATTTCCCTTCAGAGACGGGATATTGCAGTTATATCTTTGAGGATAAGTGGCCGGAAGCGGGAGATTATGATTTGAATGATATTGTATTATATTGCAACATAGGATATTATAAGAACGCAAGCAACAACGTAGTTTATGAGAAAGTGAAATGGAAAGCGATGGCTGCAGGTTGTTCTTATTGGGTAGCAGCAGGTGTTCAGCTGGATGGGATTACTCCATCACAAATTACATCTGTAACAAATGACAATTCTAATCTAAAAGCTCTTCCTATAGGTCATTCAATGTCAAATGGTTGTGAGAGCGGACAAACTTATGCAGTCTTCCCGTTCTTCAACAATCCTAATGAAGTGCTTGACAGAGAGACATTTGTAAACGTCAAGAAATCTGATGCATACGTTGTTCCTCAGGAGCACGTGAATGTTATTACGTTTGCATCTCCTGTTGCCGAGACTTTGCTTGGCATGGATAAGTTTAATGCATTTATTGTTGTATCAAGAGATTACAAGAATACGGACAGAGGCAGAGAAGTCCATTTAATGAACTTTGGTCCTACAAATTTGATGGATGCTACGTTGTTGACTTATGACGCAAACGCATCCGGTGAGATAAGGTCCGCTTCTAATCCTTTCAAGACAAAGACAGGTCTTGTATGGGCTTTGATGGTACCAAAAGAATTCCGCTGGTGTGTAGAATCAAATTCTATATCAACAGTTTATGCAAAGTATGTAGAATGGTACACAAAAAATACTGAGGCATCAAAACTTTGGTATGACACTTCAGTAAGCGGAAATGTAAATGACGAAAGTTTGCTATATCAATAA
- a CDS encoding LruC domain-containing protein gives MELDRLTKALRIHDGDGVPNDTDQFPNDPTLAYVSYFPSEGTFCTYAFEDLWSDIGDYDLNDLVIYCNVGYYKNANNMVVYEKVKWKLMAAGTSMLLSCGVQLDGVSTSEVSSVTNTNTALAAGPIGHSESNGCESGQTYAVFPLLNSPSELFGVNTFVNTGYTGGSVVAPVEKETKVTFTTPLDPTRLGMDAFNLFIAVSKNFDATYRGREVHLMTFDATDLIDPNLLKYDPTNPQDWKSDDNPYRLRNGLVWAIMIPTEFHWARETIDVASIYTNYINWYSTSAADAQYWYDTSVSTNVSNYNWLYN, from the coding sequence ATGGAGTTGGACAGATTAACAAAGGCCCTAAGGATACATGACGGAGATGGAGTGCCAAATGATACTGACCAGTTCCCTAATGATCCAACGTTAGCGTACGTATCATATTTCCCTTCCGAAGGAACTTTTTGTACTTATGCATTTGAGGATTTGTGGTCAGATATTGGAGACTATGATTTGAATGACCTTGTTATATATTGCAACGTAGGATACTACAAGAATGCCAATAACATGGTTGTTTATGAGAAGGTTAAATGGAAGCTGATGGCTGCCGGCACATCCATGCTGCTAAGCTGCGGCGTACAGCTGGACGGAGTAAGCACGTCTGAAGTTTCATCTGTAACCAACACAAATACTGCACTTGCAGCCGGTCCTATAGGACATTCAGAATCAAATGGTTGCGAGAGCGGACAGACCTATGCGGTATTTCCATTGCTGAACTCACCTTCAGAACTATTTGGAGTGAATACATTTGTAAATACCGGGTACACAGGAGGCAGCGTTGTTGCTCCTGTAGAGAAAGAGACCAAGGTTACATTCACAACACCGCTTGACCCGACAAGACTTGGAATGGATGCATTCAATCTGTTCATTGCGGTATCAAAGAATTTTGATGCAACTTACAGAGGCAGAGAGGTTCACTTGATGACATTTGATGCAACGGACTTGATAGACCCTAATCTGCTTAAGTATGATCCTACTAATCCACAAGATTGGAAATCAGATGATAATCCATACAGATTAAGAAACGGATTAGTATGGGCTATTATGATACCGACAGAATTCCATTGGGCTAGAGAGACCATTGATGTAGCATCTATTTACACCAATTATATCAACTGGTATTCCACTTCTGCAGCAGATGCTCAGTATTGGTATGATACGTCTGTATCCACTAATGTTTCTAATTACAATTGGTTATACAACTAA
- a CDS encoding 3-dehydroquinate synthase, whose amino-acid sequence MAIYTRKNINDLTKLIPSNSGIFVIIDKHLSPYFPLFHGMSLIKITATEQNKSLETIGSITDRLLKLGADRDCFIIGVGGGITTDIAGFVASIYKRGVRFGFVPTTLLAQADAALGGKNGVNFNNYKNIIGNINQPMWVYETPMFFSTLSPRVFKSGISEVLKTFLIFDATYYKKAVKFFSSYNIKDENDKNITAINNLLSKCGFYKTAIVSKDEFERGERRKLNFGHTFAHAIEKYYNSIDAKVMSKALANKDYRPIEPSFTHGEAVSVGVVMAAMISHAAGHCTQEFVDMLKKDFQSVGLPTDCKVEINKLLKFIRYDKKVSGHGIHFIMPYAPGHVEDELISLNNLYKLAKKAEGLE is encoded by the coding sequence GTGGCAATATATACACGTAAGAATATCAATGATTTAACAAAACTAATTCCAAGCAACAGCGGAATTTTTGTTATAATTGATAAGCATTTGAGTCCATATTTTCCATTATTCCATGGAATGTCGCTTATAAAAATTACGGCGACGGAACAAAATAAGTCCCTGGAGACAATTGGCTCAATCACCGACAGGCTTCTTAAACTTGGCGCAGACAGGGACTGTTTCATTATTGGTGTCGGTGGCGGAATTACCACAGACATAGCGGGTTTCGTGGCCTCCATATACAAAAGAGGCGTACGTTTTGGCTTTGTACCTACAACTTTGCTGGCGCAGGCAGATGCTGCTCTAGGCGGCAAGAACGGAGTTAACTTTAACAACTACAAAAACATCATCGGAAACATTAACCAGCCAATGTGGGTTTATGAAACTCCTATGTTTTTTTCCACACTATCTCCGCGTGTTTTTAAGTCGGGGATATCTGAAGTCCTTAAGACTTTTCTGATTTTTGATGCGACATATTACAAAAAGGCTGTAAAATTTTTCTCTTCATATAATATTAAGGATGAGAATGATAAGAACATCACAGCCATTAATAATCTTTTGAGCAAGTGCGGTTTCTACAAGACAGCCATTGTAAGCAAAGATGAATTTGAAAGGGGAGAAAGACGCAAGCTAAACTTTGGACACACCTTTGCCCATGCAATAGAAAAATACTATAACAGCATAGATGCCAAGGTTATGTCAAAAGCTTTGGCAAATAAAGATTACAGACCTATTGAACCATCCTTCACACACGGAGAAGCAGTAAGCGTTGGCGTTGTAATGGCCGCTATGATTTCACATGCAGCGGGACATTGCACACAAGAATTTGTTGATATGCTCAAGAAAGATTTCCAAAGTGTCGGGCTCCCGACAGATTGTAAAGTTGAAATCAACAAGCTGCTAAAATTTATAAGATATGATAAAAAAGTAAGCGGACACGGAATCCATTTTATTATGCCTTATGCACCGGGACATGTTGAGGATGAGCTAATTAGCCTAAACAATTTATACAAGCTGGCCAAAAAAGCAGAAGGTTTGGAATGA